The Grus americana isolate bGruAme1 chromosome 37 unlocalized genomic scaffold, bGruAme1.mat SUPER_37_unloc_1, whole genome shotgun sequence genome has a window encoding:
- the RNF212B gene encoding RING finger protein 212B isoform X2 has protein sequence MDWFHCNRCFRQEGASFAVTSCGHVLCATCGAAAPCPVCAADCRYLPISDQANAPAGENLLQEPSRHRPQALDPHLPGEEEEDEEDEEGRPAPRQPHASSPQVWRFQRAQTDMLLASHKEKTRRARAALEETRHVLESRNRELEALRRENGELRRAQLSPGWRGGSRSSTPRPVGVTSPAQTVTPQPRRQLSSQVVSRSAPLEPPLSHGTPVWQVGSARRGWVTPQPSSVAPSPASAHGLTHRAAPPAPRSPLWVPWASPPLPAAIFPAETPSPYPSLRPPPRG, from the exons ATGGACTGGTTCCACTGCAACCGCTGCTTCCGCCAAGAGGGAGCCAGCTTCGCCGTCACCAGCTGCGGCCACGTCCTCTGTGCGACGTGTGGGGCCGCGG CTCCCTGCCCGGTCTGCGCCGCCGACTGCCGCTACCTCCCCATCTCCGACCAGGCGA ATGCGCCCGCAGGAGAAAATCTTCTTCAAGAGCCCAGCCGACATCGCCCTCAAGCGCTTGACCCACATCTCCcaggcgaggaggaggaggacgaggaggatgaagaagggCGGCCTGCCCCACGCCAGCCTCACGCCTCCTCCCCACAGGTCTGGCGATTCCAGCGTGCCCAAACTGACATGCTGTTGGCTTcccacaaggaaaaaacccGCCGTGCCAGGGCGGCGCTGGAGGAAACCCGCCATGTCCTGGAGAGTCGAAACAG ggagCTGGAAGCGCTGCGGAGGGAGAACGGGGAGCTGCGCCGCGCTCAG CTCTCACCCGGCTGGCGAGGGGGCAGCAG GAGCAGCACACCCCGGCCGGTCGGTGTCACATCCCCGGCGCAGACAG tcaccccccagccccgccggcagctgagcagccAAGTGGTGAG CCGCTCGGCCCCGCTGGAGCCCCCCCTTTCCCACGGCACCCCCGTATGGCAG gtGGGCAGCGCCCGTAGGGGATGGGTGACCCCCCAACCCTCCAGCGTGG CCCCGTCTCCTGCCTCCGCCCACGGGCTGACCCACAG GGCCGCCCCCCCGGCGCCTCGCAGCCCGCTGTGGGTGCCCTGGGCCagcccgccgctgcccgccgccaTTTTCCCCGCGGAGACCCCTTCTCCTTACCCCTCCCTGCGCCCGCCCCCGCGCGGCTGA
- the PSMB5 gene encoding proteasome subunit beta type-5 — MALASVLRSSELPALPSPFPPLAAPRDGSGFPQGFATPAWGVQSSLPGPGLHLLHGTTTLAFKFDHGVIVAVDSRATAGSYISSQTVRKVIEINPYLLGTMAGGAADCSFWERLLARQCRVYELRNKEPISVAAASKLLANMVYQYKGMGLSMGTMICGWDKRGPGLYYVDNEGTRVPGRAFAVGSGSTYAYGVLDRGYQAGLEVEAACDLARRAIYQAARRDAYSGGRVTVYHIGENGWRRISTDNMAELQERYAGEEGNA; from the exons ATGGCGCTGGCCAGCGTCCTCCGCTCCTCCGAGCTCCCggcccttccttcccctttccctccgcTCGCCGCTCCCCGCGATGGCTCCGGCTTCCCGCAGGGTTTCGCTACCCCTGCCTGGGGCGTCCAGAGCTCCCTCCCCGGGCCTGGTTTGCATCTGCTGCACGGTACCACCACGCTGGCCTTTAAG ttcgACCACGGCGTGATCGTGGCGGTGGATTCGCGAGCCACGGCGGGTTCCTACATCAGTTCGCAGACGGTGCGTAAAGTCATCGAGATCAACCCTTACCTTTTGGGCACCATGGCGGGGGGAGCGGCCGACTGCAGCTTCTGGGAGCGGCTCCTGGCCCGGCAGTGTCGCGTCTACGAGCTGAGGAACAAAGAACCCATTTCGGTAGCCGCCGCTTCCAAATTGCTAGCCAACATGGTCTACCAGTACAAAGGCATGGGGCTCAGCATGGGCACCATGATCTGCGGATGGGACAAGAGGGGGCCAG GTCTGTACTACGTGGACAACGAGGGGACGCGCGTGCCGGGCCGCGCCTTCGCGGTAGGGTCGGGTTCGACGTACGCTTACGGGGTGTTAGATCGCGGTTACCAGGCGGGGCTGGAGGTGGAAGCCGCCTGCGACTTGGCGCGACGCGCCATCTACCAAGCGGCCCGTCGCGACGCTTATTCGGGGGGTCGGGTCACCGTTTATCACATCGGGGAGAACGGTTGGCGACGCATTTCCACCGATAACATGGCCGAACTTCAGGAACGATACGCCGGAGAGGAGGGGAACGCCTGa
- the LOC129200199 gene encoding dehydrogenase/reductase SDR family member 4-like isoform X4, whose translation MLELPGHPPPPCAEPARAEPNGTRAEPNALESGAEHSRARDGAEKTRERPSAPEPARRIGLAVAAGLAGAGARVVLSSRREPHVAAAVGQLRSRGLEVSGVVCHVGQPHSRTALVQKALETYGGIDILVSNAAVNPVLGSTLDADEAAWEKGRGHRPGVVGRRVHALHGAGSVQRQQVGAAGPGEGLGPRAPPTQHPRQRRRAGTHPHALQRSSVGGRRDAGASDVIHGD comes from the exons ATGCTGGAG ctcccgggacaccccccccccccctgcgCCGAGCCGGCCCGAGCGGAGCCGAACGGGACCCGGGCGGAGCCGAACGCGCTCGAGTCGGGAGCCGAACACAGCCGAGCCCGGGACGGAGCCGAAAAGACCCGAGAGAGGCCGAGCGCTCCCGAGCCTGCCCGAAG GATCGGGctggcggtggcggcggggctGGCTGGGGCGGGGGCGCGGGTGGTGCTGAGCTCTCGCCGTGAGCCCCACGTGGCGGCCGCCGTGGGGCAGCTGAGGAGCCGGGGGCTGGAGGTCAGCGGCGTCGTCTGCCAcgtggggcagccccacagccgGACGGCCCTCGTCCAGAAG GCCCTGGAGACCTACGGGGGCATCGACATCCTGGTGTCCAACGCCGCCGTCAACCCCGTCCTGGGCAGCACCCTGGACGCCGACGAAGCCGCCTGGGAGAAG GGGCGGGGCCATCGTCCTGGTGTCGTCGGTCGCCGGGTACATGCCCTTCACG GCGCTGGGTCCGTACAGCGTCAGCAAGTCGGCGCTGCTGGGCCTGGTGAAGGCCTTGGCCCCCGAGCTCCGCCCACGCAACATCCGCGTCAACGGCGTCGCGCCGGGACTCATCCGCACGCGCTTCAGCGCAGCT CTGTGGGAGGACGACGCGACGCGGGAGCGAGTGATGTCATCCATGGGGATTGA
- the RNF212B gene encoding RING finger protein 212B isoform X3: MDWFHCNRCFRQEGASFAVTSCGHVLCATCGAAAPCPVCAADCRYLPISDQMRPQEKIFFKSPADIALKRLTHISQARRRRTRRMKKGGLPHASLTPPPHRSGDSSVPKLTCCWLPTRKKPAVPGRRWRKPAMSWRVETGSWKRCGGRTGSCAALSSHPAGEGAAGAAHPGRSVSHPRRRQVGSARRGWVTPQPSSVGPPPRRLAARCGCPGPARRCPPPFSPRRPLLLTPPCARPRAADVYRKKEACGILLPPHALNRHGATRRPATRRPPAGVA; this comes from the exons ATGGACTGGTTCCACTGCAACCGCTGCTTCCGCCAAGAGGGAGCCAGCTTCGCCGTCACCAGCTGCGGCCACGTCCTCTGTGCGACGTGTGGGGCCGCGG CTCCCTGCCCGGTCTGCGCCGCCGACTGCCGCTACCTCCCCATCTCCGACCAG ATGCGCCCGCAGGAGAAAATCTTCTTCAAGAGCCCAGCCGACATCGCCCTCAAGCGCTTGACCCACATCTCCcaggcgaggaggaggaggacgaggaggatgaagaagggCGGCCTGCCCCACGCCAGCCTCACGCCTCCTCCCCACAGGTCTGGCGATTCCAGCGTGCCCAAACTGACATGCTGTTGGCTTcccacaaggaaaaaacccGCCGTGCCAGGGCGGCGCTGGAGGAAACCCGCCATGTCCTGGAGAGTCGAAACAG ggagCTGGAAGCGCTGCGGAGGGAGAACGGGGAGCTGCGCCGCGCTCAG CTCTCACCCGGCTGGCGAGGGGGCAGCAG GAGCAGCACACCCCGGCCGGTCGGTGTCACATCCCCGGCGCAGACAG gtGGGCAGCGCCCGTAGGGGATGGGTGACCCCCCAACCCTCCAGCGTGG GGCCGCCCCCCCGGCGCCTCGCAGCCCGCTGTGGGTGCCCTGGGCCagcccgccgctgcccgccgccaTTTTCCCCGCGGAGACCCCTTCTCCTTACCCCTCCCTGCGCCCGCCCCCGCGCGGCTGACGTATACCGGAAGAAAGAAGCCTGCGGCATCCTTTTGCCGCCTCATGCCCTCAACAGACATGGCGCCACGCGTCGCCCGGCAACCCGCCGCCCGCCTGCGGGCGTTGCCTAG
- the NGDN gene encoding neuroguidin, with product MAEAVALLEALRGQVAAVTDHGLALLRRVGGGRLRTEKGVSLLEVRAQALLQYLQDLALLLAAKTRGGTLGALPALPRLLETRLVLEKLRPAERRLKYQLEKLLRAGGRGGGGDDDPLRFRPAPANMEEEGEEEEEGGGAKAPGLGGGRRYVPPRLVPVQYDAVGQERERRAREAARRRALSGSVIRELREELGDAPHQVGGDEGGASATPRHAQMRRRYEEAMLVRLRESRRERAQRRRGAGGDGLDVITRFGDITPLLDPANQEAPPPKKKRKKLPLTGRRKRRGFRRRR from the exons ATGGCGGAGGCGGTCGCGCTGCTGGAGGCTCTCCGCGGGCAG GTAGCGGCGGTCACCGACCACGGCTTAGCGCTGCTGCGGCGCGTTGGAGGCGGGCGGCTGCGCACCGAGAAG GGCGTGTCGCTGCTGGAGGTGCGGGCGCAGGCGCTGCTGCAGTACCTGCAGGACCTGGCGCTGCTGCTGGCGGCCAAGACCCGCGGGGGGACGCTCGGGGCGCTGCCGGCTCTGCCGCGGCTGCTGGAGACACGGCTg GTGCTGGAGAAGCTCCGCCCGGCCGAGCGGCGCCTCAAGTACCAATTGGAGAAGCTGCtgcgggcgggggggcggg gcggcggcggcgacgaCGACCCGCTGCGcttccgccccgcccccgccaaCATGGAG GAGgagggtgaggaagaggaggaagggggaggggcGAAAGCCCCGGGATTGGGTGGCGGCCGCCGCTACGTCCCGCCCCGCCTGGTCCCCGTCCAATACG aCGCCGTGGGGCAGGAGCGGGAGCGCCGGGCGCGGGAAGCGGCTCGTCGCCGGGCCCTGAGCGGCTCCGTCATCCGGGAGCTGCGGGAGGAGCTGGGCGACGCCCCCCACCAAGTGGGCGGGGATGAGGGCGGGGCTTCGGCCACGCCCCGCCACGCCCAGATGAG gCGCCGGTACGAGGAGGCCATGTTGGTGCGGCTGAGGGAGAGCCGGCGGGAGCGGGCACAGCGacggcggggggcgggcggcgaCGGCCTCGACGTCATCACCCGCTTCGGTGACATCACGCCTCTGCTCGATCCGGCCAATCAG GAGGCCCCGCCCCccaagaagaagaggaagaagctgcCACTgacgggcaggaggaagaggcggG GTTTCCGGCGTCGGCGCTGA
- the LOC129200199 gene encoding dehydrogenase/reductase SDR family member 4-like isoform X2 has translation MWGAVGRAGGSGLRMASTAGPGGPLAGKVAVVTAATDGIGLAVAAGLAGAGARVVLSSRREPHVAAAVGQLRSRGLEVSGVVCHVGQPHSRTALVQKALETYGGIDILVSNAAVNPVLGSTLDADEAAWEKLFQVNVTAAAMLVRLVVPHMERRGGGAIVLVSSVAGYMPFTALGPYSVSKSALLGLVKALAPELRPRNIRVNGVAPGLIRTRFSAALWEDDATRERVMSSMGIDRLGTPSDVAEVVTFLCSPAAAYVVGETVVVAGGAPSRL, from the exons ATGTGGGGCGCCgtggggcgggcggggggcagcggccTGCGCATGGCGAGCACGGCGGGCCCCGGGGGGCCGCTGGCGGGGAAGGTGGCCGTGGTGACGGCCGCCACCGACGG GATCGGGctggcggtggcggcggggctGGCTGGGGCGGGGGCGCGGGTGGTGCTGAGCTCTCGCCGTGAGCCCCACGTGGCGGCCGCCGTGGGGCAGCTGAGGAGCCGGGGGCTGGAGGTCAGCGGCGTCGTCTGCCAcgtggggcagccccacagccgGACGGCCCTCGTCCAGAAG GCCCTGGAGACCTACGGGGGCATCGACATCCTGGTGTCCAACGCCGCCGTCAACCCCGTCCTGGGCAGCACCCTGGACGCCGACGAAGCCGCCTGGGAGAAG CTCTTCCAGGTGAACGTGACGGCGGCCGCCATGTTGGTGCGGCTGGTCGTGCCCCACATGGAGAGGAGGGG GGGCGGGGCCATCGTCCTGGTGTCGTCGGTCGCCGGGTACATGCCCTTCACG GCGCTGGGTCCGTACAGCGTCAGCAAGTCGGCGCTGCTGGGCCTGGTGAAGGCCTTGGCCCCCGAGCTCCGCCCACGCAACATCCGCGTCAACGGCGTCGCGCCGGGACTCATCCGCACGCGCTTCAGCGCAGCT CTGTGGGAGGACGACGCGACGCGGGAGCGAGTGATGTCATCCATGGGGATTGACAG gctggggaccCCGTCGGACGTGGCCGAGGTCGTGaccttcctctgctcccccgccgccgcctaCGTGGTCGGGGAGACCGTGGTGGTGGCCGGGGGGGCCCCCTCCCGCCTATAG
- the THTPA gene encoding thiamine-triphosphatase, which yields METGPPGGEGAPIEVELKFRVGPDTATALWALGAVGLPHTPPFRDCYFDVPGAALGRADVWLRHRQGQGWQLKLPHGDPRLPHGDPEPAHGDPQPHRNAEITRTPPEPAEPRSHPPPTSPPSRPPSAVTIYREVWGDAGVLRELTRLLGVPSAPWGSVRAALAPLGLRPTASFVTRRRSVRVGRVKVELDEADFGYGLGEAEEEVTAEGGAREVEEARKRVEGVCRALGAEPRQRIPGKLSVFLARHQPRYYKLLREAGRLEEVEKEEEEEKEEEVPGPTQ from the exons ATGGAAACCGGCCCCCCcggaggggagggag cccccATCGAGGTGGAGCTGAAGTTCCGTGTGGGTCCCGACACGGCGACCGCTCTGTGGGCCCTGGGCgccgtggggctgccccacACCCCCCCTTTCCGCGACTGCTACTTCGACGTCCCCGGAGCCGCCCTGGGGCGAGCCGACGTCTGGCTGCGGCACCGCCAGGGGCAAGGCTGGCAGCTCAAACTGCCCCACGGAGAcccacggctgccccacggAGACCCAGAGCCAGCTCAcggtgacccccagccccatagaAATGCCGAAATCACCCGAACCCCCCCCGAACCGGCCGAGCCCCGCTCCCACCCGCCCCCCACCTCGCCCCCCAGCCGCCCCCCGAGCGCCGTCACAATCTACCGGGAAGTGTGGGGCGACGCGGGGGTCTTACGGGAACTAACCCGGCTCCTGGGGGTCCCGTCGGCGCCGTGGGGCAGCGTGAGGGCGGCCCTGGCCCCGCTGGGCCTGCGCCCCACGGCGTCCTTCGTCACCCGCCGGCGCAGCGTCCGCGTGGGGCGGGTGAAGGTGGAGCTGGACGAGGCGGATTTCGGGTACGGGCTGGGGGAAGCGGAAGAGGAAGTGACGGCAGAGGGCGGGGCCCGGGAAGTGGAAGAAGCCAGGAAACGCGTGGAAGGGGTCTGCAGGGCGCTGG GGGCGGAGCCGCGGCAACGAATTCCCGGGAAACTCAGCGTTTTCCTGGCCCGGCATCAGCCGCGTTATTACAAGCTGCTGCGGGAAGCCGGGAGGTTGGAGGAagtggagaaagaggaagaagaggaaaaggaggaggaagtgccAGGCCCCACCCAATAA
- the LOC129200199 gene encoding dehydrogenase/reductase SDR family member 4-like isoform X1, translating to MLELPGHPPPPCAEPARAEPNGTRAEPNALESGAEHSRARDGAEKTRERPSAPEPARRIGLAVAAGLAGAGARVVLSSRREPHVAAAVGQLRSRGLEVSGVVCHVGQPHSRTALVQKALETYGGIDILVSNAAVNPVLGSTLDADEAAWEKLFQVNVTAAAMLVRLVVPHMERRGGGAIVLVSSVAGYMPFTALGPYSVSKSALLGLVKALAPELRPRNIRVNGVAPGLIRTRFSAALWEDDATRERVMSSMGIDRLGTPSDVAEVVTFLCSPAAAYVVGETVVVAGGAPSRL from the exons ATGCTGGAG ctcccgggacaccccccccccccctgcgCCGAGCCGGCCCGAGCGGAGCCGAACGGGACCCGGGCGGAGCCGAACGCGCTCGAGTCGGGAGCCGAACACAGCCGAGCCCGGGACGGAGCCGAAAAGACCCGAGAGAGGCCGAGCGCTCCCGAGCCTGCCCGAAG GATCGGGctggcggtggcggcggggctGGCTGGGGCGGGGGCGCGGGTGGTGCTGAGCTCTCGCCGTGAGCCCCACGTGGCGGCCGCCGTGGGGCAGCTGAGGAGCCGGGGGCTGGAGGTCAGCGGCGTCGTCTGCCAcgtggggcagccccacagccgGACGGCCCTCGTCCAGAAG GCCCTGGAGACCTACGGGGGCATCGACATCCTGGTGTCCAACGCCGCCGTCAACCCCGTCCTGGGCAGCACCCTGGACGCCGACGAAGCCGCCTGGGAGAAG CTCTTCCAGGTGAACGTGACGGCGGCCGCCATGTTGGTGCGGCTGGTCGTGCCCCACATGGAGAGGAGGGG GGGCGGGGCCATCGTCCTGGTGTCGTCGGTCGCCGGGTACATGCCCTTCACG GCGCTGGGTCCGTACAGCGTCAGCAAGTCGGCGCTGCTGGGCCTGGTGAAGGCCTTGGCCCCCGAGCTCCGCCCACGCAACATCCGCGTCAACGGCGTCGCGCCGGGACTCATCCGCACGCGCTTCAGCGCAGCT CTGTGGGAGGACGACGCGACGCGGGAGCGAGTGATGTCATCCATGGGGATTGACAG gctggggaccCCGTCGGACGTGGCCGAGGTCGTGaccttcctctgctcccccgccgccgcctaCGTGGTCGGGGAGACCGTGGTGGTGGCCGGGGGGGCCCCCTCCCGCCTATAG
- the RNF212B gene encoding RING finger protein 212B isoform X4: MDWFHCNRCFRQEGASFAVTSCGHVLCATCGAAAPCPVCAADCRYLPISDQANAPAGENLLQEPSRHRPQALDPHLPGEEEEDEEDEEGRPAPRQPHASSPQVWRFQRAQTDMLLASHKEKTRRARAALEETRHVLESRNRELEALRRENGELRRAQLSPGWRGGSRSSTPRPVGVTSPAQTVTPQPRRQLSSQVVRAAPPAPRSPLWVPWASPPLPAAIFPAETPSPYPSLRPPPRG, from the exons ATGGACTGGTTCCACTGCAACCGCTGCTTCCGCCAAGAGGGAGCCAGCTTCGCCGTCACCAGCTGCGGCCACGTCCTCTGTGCGACGTGTGGGGCCGCGG CTCCCTGCCCGGTCTGCGCCGCCGACTGCCGCTACCTCCCCATCTCCGACCAGGCGA ATGCGCCCGCAGGAGAAAATCTTCTTCAAGAGCCCAGCCGACATCGCCCTCAAGCGCTTGACCCACATCTCCcaggcgaggaggaggaggacgaggaggatgaagaagggCGGCCTGCCCCACGCCAGCCTCACGCCTCCTCCCCACAGGTCTGGCGATTCCAGCGTGCCCAAACTGACATGCTGTTGGCTTcccacaaggaaaaaacccGCCGTGCCAGGGCGGCGCTGGAGGAAACCCGCCATGTCCTGGAGAGTCGAAACAG ggagCTGGAAGCGCTGCGGAGGGAGAACGGGGAGCTGCGCCGCGCTCAG CTCTCACCCGGCTGGCGAGGGGGCAGCAG GAGCAGCACACCCCGGCCGGTCGGTGTCACATCCCCGGCGCAGACAG tcaccccccagccccgccggcagctgagcagccAAGTGGTGAG GGCCGCCCCCCCGGCGCCTCGCAGCCCGCTGTGGGTGCCCTGGGCCagcccgccgctgcccgccgccaTTTTCCCCGCGGAGACCCCTTCTCCTTACCCCTCCCTGCGCCCGCCCCCGCGCGGCTGA
- the RNF212B gene encoding RING finger protein 212B isoform X1, with product MDWFHCNRCFRQEGASFAVTSCGHVLCATCGAAAPCPVCAADCRYLPISDQANAPAGENLLQEPSRHRPQALDPHLPGEEEEDEEDEEGRPAPRQPHASSPQVWRFQRAQTDMLLASHKEKTRRARAALEETRHVLESRNRELEALRRENGELRRAQLSPGWRGGSRSSTPRPVGVTSPAQTVTPQPRRQLSSQVVSRSAPLEPPLSHGTPVWQVGSARRGWVTPQPSSVGPPPRRLAARCGCPGPARRCPPPFSPRRPLLLTPPCARPRAADVYRKKEACGILLPPHALNRHGATRRPATRRPPAGVA from the exons ATGGACTGGTTCCACTGCAACCGCTGCTTCCGCCAAGAGGGAGCCAGCTTCGCCGTCACCAGCTGCGGCCACGTCCTCTGTGCGACGTGTGGGGCCGCGG CTCCCTGCCCGGTCTGCGCCGCCGACTGCCGCTACCTCCCCATCTCCGACCAGGCGA ATGCGCCCGCAGGAGAAAATCTTCTTCAAGAGCCCAGCCGACATCGCCCTCAAGCGCTTGACCCACATCTCCcaggcgaggaggaggaggacgaggaggatgaagaagggCGGCCTGCCCCACGCCAGCCTCACGCCTCCTCCCCACAGGTCTGGCGATTCCAGCGTGCCCAAACTGACATGCTGTTGGCTTcccacaaggaaaaaacccGCCGTGCCAGGGCGGCGCTGGAGGAAACCCGCCATGTCCTGGAGAGTCGAAACAG ggagCTGGAAGCGCTGCGGAGGGAGAACGGGGAGCTGCGCCGCGCTCAG CTCTCACCCGGCTGGCGAGGGGGCAGCAG GAGCAGCACACCCCGGCCGGTCGGTGTCACATCCCCGGCGCAGACAG tcaccccccagccccgccggcagctgagcagccAAGTGGTGAG CCGCTCGGCCCCGCTGGAGCCCCCCCTTTCCCACGGCACCCCCGTATGGCAG gtGGGCAGCGCCCGTAGGGGATGGGTGACCCCCCAACCCTCCAGCGTGG GGCCGCCCCCCCGGCGCCTCGCAGCCCGCTGTGGGTGCCCTGGGCCagcccgccgctgcccgccgccaTTTTCCCCGCGGAGACCCCTTCTCCTTACCCCTCCCTGCGCCCGCCCCCGCGCGGCTGACGTATACCGGAAGAAAGAAGCCTGCGGCATCCTTTTGCCGCCTCATGCCCTCAACAGACATGGCGCCACGCGTCGCCCGGCAACCCGCCGCCCGCCTGCGGGCGTTGCCTAG
- the LOC129200199 gene encoding dehydrogenase/reductase SDR family member 4-like isoform X3: MLELPGHPPPPCAEPARAEPNGTRAEPNALESGAEHSRARDGAEKTRERPSAPEPARRIGLAVAAGLAGAGARVVLSSRREPHVAAAVGQLRSRGLEVSGVVCHVGQPHSRTALVQKALETYGGIDILVSNAAVNPVLGSTLDADEAAWEKLFQVNVTAAAMLVRLVVPHMERRGGGAIVLVSSVAGYMPFTLWEDDATRERVMSSMGIDRLGTPSDVAEVVTFLCSPAAAYVVGETVVVAGGAPSRL; the protein is encoded by the exons ATGCTGGAG ctcccgggacaccccccccccccctgcgCCGAGCCGGCCCGAGCGGAGCCGAACGGGACCCGGGCGGAGCCGAACGCGCTCGAGTCGGGAGCCGAACACAGCCGAGCCCGGGACGGAGCCGAAAAGACCCGAGAGAGGCCGAGCGCTCCCGAGCCTGCCCGAAG GATCGGGctggcggtggcggcggggctGGCTGGGGCGGGGGCGCGGGTGGTGCTGAGCTCTCGCCGTGAGCCCCACGTGGCGGCCGCCGTGGGGCAGCTGAGGAGCCGGGGGCTGGAGGTCAGCGGCGTCGTCTGCCAcgtggggcagccccacagccgGACGGCCCTCGTCCAGAAG GCCCTGGAGACCTACGGGGGCATCGACATCCTGGTGTCCAACGCCGCCGTCAACCCCGTCCTGGGCAGCACCCTGGACGCCGACGAAGCCGCCTGGGAGAAG CTCTTCCAGGTGAACGTGACGGCGGCCGCCATGTTGGTGCGGCTGGTCGTGCCCCACATGGAGAGGAGGGG GGGCGGGGCCATCGTCCTGGTGTCGTCGGTCGCCGGGTACATGCCCTTCACG CTGTGGGAGGACGACGCGACGCGGGAGCGAGTGATGTCATCCATGGGGATTGACAG gctggggaccCCGTCGGACGTGGCCGAGGTCGTGaccttcctctgctcccccgccgccgcctaCGTGGTCGGGGAGACCGTGGTGGTGGCCGGGGGGGCCCCCTCCCGCCTATAG